A region of Sulfurovum sp. DNA encodes the following proteins:
- the lepA gene encoding translation elongation factor 4, which translates to MSKKVPQKNIRNFSIIAHIDHGKSTLADRIIQECGAVTDRQMSAQVMDTMDIEKERGITIKAQSVRLDYVKGEEHYILNLIDTPGHVDFSYEVSRSLASCEGALLIVDAAQGVEAQTIANVYIAIENDLELIPVVNKIDLPAADPDRVLGELEEAIGIDATEHALVSAKTGQGVSELIDMIIEKIPAPKGDETVPTKALIYDSWFDNYLGALALVRVFDGKIEKGQKIKIMGTKEEHQVLDLMYPNPINLIKTKEIETGEVGIVVTGLKTVEALQVGDTITDAKNPTSEAIGGFEPAKPFVFAGIYPIETDKFEDLRDALNKLKLNDSSLTFEPESSMALGSGFRTGFLGMLHMEVVKERLEREFNLELIATAPTVVYRVRKTDGEEIEIQNPSELPESQKIDTIYEPYVKATILTPQEYVGNLIKLLNDRRGIQVKMDYLNETRVLMEYDIPMNEIVMDFYDKLKSITKGYASFDYEPIGFRSGSLVKLDIRVAGEVVDSLSIIVPQDKARTRGLAFVEKLKELIPRQLFEVAIQASIGNNIIARTNVKSMGKNVTAKCYGGDITRKRKLLEKQKAGKKRMKAIGKVNVPQEAFMAVLKLDS; encoded by the coding sequence GTGAGTAAAAAAGTACCACAGAAGAATATCCGAAACTTCTCCATTATTGCCCATATTGATCACGGCAAGTCAACCTTAGCAGACCGTATTATTCAAGAGTGTGGCGCGGTGACAGATAGACAGATGTCCGCACAAGTAATGGATACAATGGACATTGAAAAAGAGCGTGGTATTACCATTAAGGCTCAGTCAGTAAGGTTGGACTATGTTAAGGGCGAAGAGCACTATATTCTTAATCTTATTGATACTCCAGGGCATGTTGATTTTTCTTATGAAGTGAGCCGTTCGCTTGCATCATGTGAAGGGGCACTGCTTATTGTCGATGCAGCACAAGGTGTAGAAGCGCAAACTATTGCCAATGTTTACATTGCCATCGAGAATGATCTTGAATTGATTCCTGTGGTTAACAAGATTGATTTACCTGCAGCAGACCCCGATAGAGTACTTGGTGAACTTGAAGAAGCCATTGGTATTGATGCGACCGAACATGCACTTGTCTCTGCCAAGACAGGACAGGGGGTTTCTGAACTTATTGACATGATTATTGAAAAAATCCCTGCACCAAAAGGAGATGAAACAGTACCAACAAAAGCACTCATCTATGATAGTTGGTTTGATAATTATTTGGGAGCACTAGCGCTGGTGCGTGTCTTTGACGGTAAGATAGAAAAAGGCCAGAAGATCAAGATCATGGGTACAAAAGAGGAGCATCAGGTACTCGACCTGATGTATCCTAATCCTATCAACCTTATTAAAACGAAAGAAATTGAAACAGGAGAAGTGGGTATTGTTGTTACTGGTCTTAAAACAGTCGAAGCACTTCAAGTAGGGGACACTATCACTGATGCAAAGAATCCAACATCTGAAGCAATTGGTGGATTTGAGCCCGCAAAACCATTTGTATTTGCGGGTATTTATCCAATTGAGACAGATAAGTTTGAAGATTTACGAGATGCTCTTAATAAACTCAAGCTCAATGATTCTTCTCTAACTTTTGAGCCCGAAAGCTCTATGGCATTGGGATCTGGTTTCCGTACAGGTTTCTTAGGTATGTTGCATATGGAGGTGGTAAAGGAGCGTTTAGAGCGTGAATTCAATCTTGAGCTTATTGCTACGGCACCAACAGTAGTTTACCGTGTCAGGAAGACAGATGGTGAGGAGATAGAGATACAGAATCCTTCAGAACTACCAGAATCACAAAAGATAGATACTATTTATGAGCCATATGTCAAGGCAACTATTTTAACACCACAGGAGTATGTAGGGAATCTTATTAAGCTACTCAATGACCGTCGTGGCATTCAAGTGAAGATGGACTACTTGAATGAAACACGGGTGCTCATGGAGTATGATATCCCGATGAATGAGATTGTTATGGATTTCTATGATAAACTTAAATCTATTACCAAGGGGTATGCAAGTTTTGATTACGAGCCTATTGGCTTCAGATCGGGCAGTTTAGTCAAGCTTGATATCCGTGTGGCAGGAGAAGTGGTAGATTCGCTTTCAATTATTGTTCCTCAAGATAAAGCACGTACGCGTGGGCTTGCTTTCGTTGAAAAACTTAAAGAACTTATACCTCGCCAACTCTTTGAAGTAGCAATACAGGCGAGTATTGGTAATAATATTATTGCTCGTACCAATGTTAAGTCGATGGGTAAAAATGTGACTGCAAAGTGTTACGGTGGTGATATTACCCGAAAACGTAAACTACTTGAGAAACAGAAAGCAGGTAAAAAACGTATGAAGGCAATTGGTAAAGTCAATGTGCCACAAGAAGCTTTTATGGCAGTATTAAAGCTTGATAGCTAA
- a CDS encoding ComF family protein, with product MGTLDVISFYRYSTLEPLLLTKHKPEGFRIYKTLGEKLFHPFMQEFVEYDDRDIYIVGIDEDVKSGYSHVAQLTHAMKMKGVTPLYGVLRARNKVNYSGKSLEYRLKNPRDFFYRGKSDIDVILVDDIMTTGITLQEAQKVLHIHGINILFAITLADVDN from the coding sequence GTGGGTACACTTGATGTAATTAGTTTTTATCGCTACAGTACACTTGAGCCACTGCTTCTTACTAAGCATAAACCTGAAGGGTTTCGTATCTATAAAACATTAGGAGAAAAGCTCTTTCATCCTTTTATGCAGGAATTTGTTGAATATGATGATAGAGATATCTATATTGTCGGCATAGATGAAGATGTCAAAAGTGGCTATTCGCATGTGGCACAATTAACCCATGCAATGAAGATGAAAGGTGTAACACCTCTGTATGGTGTGCTACGTGCAAGAAATAAAGTAAATTATTCAGGAAAATCACTGGAGTATCGTCTGAAAAATCCTAGAGATTTTTTCTACAGAGGTAAGTCAGATATTGATGTAATCCTTGTCGATGATATCATGACAACAGGTATTACGCTTCAGGAAGCACAAAAAGTACTACATATACATGGAATCAATATACTCTTTGCCATTACTTTAGCAGATGTAGATAATTAA
- a CDS encoding MoxR family ATPase — translation MKASSIIKVIDKLIDSQLPVFIWGAPGIGKSSIVTQIAQTKGLDFLDLRLSLLDPTDLKGIPFFNTETKEGTWAKPSFLPNDPCSKGILFLDEINTAPPAVQASAYQLILDRKVGEYELPKGWSIVAAGNRENDRGVIYKMPPPLANRFVHFEMEVDFDDWKAWAYNSGIESTIIGYLAYDKSMLFTFDPTSNEKAFATPRSWEYVDSIVKSSIDADLMLDSISGAVGREAAVGYSSFKKVMKQLPDLSSILDGTLTEFKEENLKVLMALTVGLVNAVRESVSSEAIENVLNFSLQLPSEFAIMLVKDLQSNGLDIEGSPAWGDWVKKFAYLLG, via the coding sequence ATGAAAGCATCAAGTATCATAAAGGTCATTGATAAATTAATTGATTCTCAGCTTCCAGTATTTATTTGGGGAGCACCAGGAATTGGGAAGTCCTCTATTGTTACACAAATTGCACAGACTAAGGGGCTTGACTTTCTTGACCTTCGGCTCTCTTTGCTTGATCCAACAGATTTGAAAGGAATCCCTTTTTTTAATACAGAGACCAAAGAGGGCACATGGGCAAAGCCAAGTTTTTTACCAAATGACCCTTGCTCTAAGGGTATTCTTTTCCTTGATGAAATTAACACAGCACCCCCTGCAGTACAAGCTTCTGCTTACCAGCTTATTCTTGATAGGAAAGTAGGGGAGTATGAGTTGCCTAAAGGGTGGAGCATTGTTGCAGCAGGAAATCGAGAGAACGATAGGGGGGTGATCTATAAGATGCCCCCACCTCTTGCCAACCGTTTTGTGCACTTTGAGATGGAGGTAGATTTTGATGACTGGAAGGCATGGGCATATAATTCAGGCATAGAGAGTACCATTATTGGGTATCTTGCTTATGATAAGAGTATGCTTTTTACTTTTGACCCTACCTCAAACGAAAAAGCTTTTGCAACACCAAGAAGCTGGGAGTATGTTGACAGTATTGTTAAAAGTAGTATAGATGCTGACTTGATGCTAGATAGTATCAGTGGTGCAGTAGGACGTGAAGCGGCAGTAGGGTACAGTAGTTTTAAAAAGGTAATGAAGCAATTGCCTGATTTAAGTAGTATACTTGATGGTACACTTACAGAATTCAAAGAGGAGAACCTTAAAGTGTTGATGGCGCTTACTGTTGGGCTGGTCAATGCTGTACGGGAGAGTGTTTCTAGTGAAGCCATCGAGAATGTACTCAACTTCTCTTTACAGCTTCCTAGCGAGTTTGCTATTATGCTAGTCAAAGATCTGCAATCGAATGGTTTGGACATAGAAGGATCTCCAGCATGGGGTGATTGGGTAAAAAAGTTTGCATACCTTCTAGGTTAA
- a CDS encoding arsenic transporter — MLIAVTLFLLTLFFIIWQPKELQIGTTAVIGALVAYLLGIVSINNIITVIDIVWDATLAFIGIILLSMVLDEIGFFEWAAIKMAKRSGGSGNKMFIYILILGALVAAFFANDGAALILTPILLAKMKYLKMNPVAIFAFLMAGGFIGDSASNPLIISNLTNIVTAGYFDIGFLEYAHHMFLPNLLSIIASISILWFYFRKDIPLKVDVALLPEASSVIKNKTMFKISWFFLVLLMLGYFIGEQFHLPVSLFALGGALIFLVIATHYKATKPIMTIKAAPWQVVWFSIGLYVVVYGLKNAGLTNEIALWIEILRKQGETVAIIGTGFLSGFLSATMNNMPTIMLMDIAIDKVGYVDNEALAYANILGANLGPKMTPIGSLATLLWLHVLAQKGVKIGWGEYMKVGLIITPPVLFVSLLGLLQ; from the coding sequence ATGCTTATCGCAGTCACTCTTTTTTTATTGACTCTTTTTTTTATTATTTGGCAGCCCAAGGAATTACAAATAGGCACTACGGCAGTTATTGGTGCACTGGTTGCCTACTTGCTTGGAATAGTCAGTATTAACAATATCATTACCGTTATTGATATTGTTTGGGATGCGACACTGGCATTCATTGGTATCATCTTACTCTCAATGGTGCTCGATGAGATTGGTTTCTTCGAATGGGCTGCTATCAAAATGGCAAAACGTAGTGGTGGTAGTGGTAATAAAATGTTTATTTATATTCTTATTCTTGGTGCACTGGTTGCCGCATTCTTTGCTAATGATGGTGCTGCACTCATACTCACGCCTATTTTACTTGCAAAAATGAAGTACCTCAAGATGAACCCCGTTGCTATCTTTGCTTTTTTGATGGCAGGTGGGTTTATTGGAGACAGTGCTTCTAATCCACTGATTATCTCAAATCTTACCAATATCGTCACGGCTGGCTATTTTGATATTGGCTTTCTTGAGTATGCACACCATATGTTTTTGCCTAACCTTCTGAGTATTATTGCATCCATTTCTATACTCTGGTTCTACTTTCGTAAAGATATCCCTCTTAAGGTTGATGTAGCACTGCTACCAGAGGCCTCTTCGGTCATCAAGAACAAGACAATGTTTAAGATAAGCTGGTTCTTTCTTGTACTCTTAATGCTGGGCTACTTCATAGGCGAACAGTTCCATCTACCTGTCTCACTCTTTGCGCTTGGAGGTGCACTCATCTTCCTTGTCATCGCTACCCACTACAAAGCCACCAAACCCATTATGACCATCAAGGCTGCACCATGGCAGGTGGTCTGGTTCTCCATCGGACTCTATGTAGTGGTCTATGGGCTAAAGAATGCTGGACTTACAAATGAAATCGCACTCTGGATAGAGATATTGCGAAAACAAGGGGAAACTGTAGCCATTATTGGGACAGGCTTTCTCTCAGGATTTCTCTCGGCAACCATGAACAACATGCCCACCATCATGCTCATGGATATTGCTATAGACAAAGTCGGCTATGTGGACAATGAGGCACTTGCCTATGCCAATATTCTTGGGGCAAACCTTGGTCCCAAAATGACACCTATTGGTTCACTCGCTACCCTGCTCTGGTTACATGTGCTGGCACAAAAGGGGGTGAAAATAGGATGGGGTGAGTACATGAAAGTTGGATTGATCATAACCCCTCCAGTACTTTTTGTTTCACTGCTAGGGTTACTACAATAA
- a CDS encoding (2Fe-2S)-binding protein codes for MEVSKQTIAEAIQNGATTLKEVKEHTTACTGNTCKKKNPNKRCCSQEINQLIKQYSKGNIMNKNVLQTNNGVKISFTGAVEKQNIINMVQNCQNGQCECMSEETKQKITNMEVKGIDGDVALELSGNVSKEEIEAALAKSKVLNS; via the coding sequence ATGGAAGTAAGCAAGCAGACCATCGCGGAAGCGATACAAAATGGAGCAACTACACTCAAAGAGGTTAAGGAACACACCACTGCCTGTACCGGAAATACATGTAAAAAGAAAAATCCAAACAAACGCTGTTGCTCTCAAGAGATTAACCAACTTATCAAACAATATAGTAAAGGAAATATAATGAACAAAAATGTACTACAAACCAATAATGGGGTGAAAATCAGCTTTACTGGGGCAGTTGAAAAACAAAATATTATCAATATGGTACAGAACTGTCAAAATGGGCAGTGCGAATGCATGAGTGAAGAGACCAAACAAAAAATTACCAACATGGAAGTCAAAGGAATTGATGGAGATGTTGCACTTGAACTTAGTGGCAATGTTAGCAAAGAAGAGATCGAAGCAGCACTAGCAAAATCAAAGGTACTCAACTCATAA